A genomic window from Dethiosulfovibrio russensis includes:
- a CDS encoding glutaredoxin domain-containing protein, with the protein MTVKVYSTQSCIWCKRVKEYLTEKGVEFEPVDVGADREAAKQMVAKTGQMGVPVIDVDGRFIVGFDKAALDEALGL; encoded by the coding sequence ATGACCGTAAAAGTTTACTCGACCCAGAGCTGTATCTGGTGTAAGAGAGTCAAGGAATATCTTACGGAGAAAGGCGTGGAGTTCGAGCCTGTAGACGTAGGAGCAGATAGAGAGGCAGCGAAGCAGATGGTCGCTAAGACCGGTCAGATGGGGGTTCCCGTCATAGACGTGGACGGCCGCTTCATAGTCGGTTTCGACAAGGCGGCGTTGGACGAAGCCCTGGGGCTTTAG
- a CDS encoding ATP-binding protein has protein sequence MSWLRSATLFRKIFLGFLLAIAVASVLHVAVTGLIVRLGLLDLSLEAKLRKELNREAPSLVALYEEKGADALKDELGRLREERRLLFVILDDRGAPLSGMVPSRGERMMPDVRRHHGLSGPPRTSWMKDLPAATEPVVSPGGATYVVTLFALPGALPPEDGFYLSLVLYFAVLMAVGGAVSYFLARHICYPVEALSRASLALASGDLSVRAEREGPFGDDEIGQLARNFDSMADHVERNITGQSRLLGDISHELRSPLTRLNLSLELLRNRLPDDLDGLMNRIERESERMNHMIGDLLGLAREESRFGGERRESVSLRDLLASVAKDGRFEALASGKDVVSEDVPDVAVSVDREAMESALENIVRNGVRYTAPGTVVELRAEYVPEEELPLAIIVEDRGPGVAEENLEAIFRPFFREGEARDRDSGGVGLGLAIARRAVERHGGIVEAANRDGGGLSVRIRLPLGFG, from the coding sequence ATGTCCTGGCTTAGGTCCGCCACCCTGTTCAGAAAGATCTTTTTAGGCTTTTTGCTGGCGATCGCAGTGGCGTCGGTGCTCCACGTCGCTGTTACGGGGCTTATCGTCCGGTTGGGGCTTCTGGATCTGTCCCTGGAGGCCAAGCTCAGAAAGGAGCTGAATAGGGAGGCTCCGTCTCTCGTGGCCCTTTACGAAGAGAAAGGGGCCGACGCCCTGAAGGACGAGCTCGGTCGTCTGAGGGAGGAGAGGCGGCTGCTGTTCGTCATTCTGGACGATAGGGGAGCTCCTCTGTCGGGTATGGTCCCCTCCCGGGGAGAGAGGATGATGCCCGACGTCAGGCGTCATCACGGTCTCTCCGGTCCCCCCCGCACCTCCTGGATGAAGGATCTTCCAGCCGCCACCGAACCGGTGGTCTCGCCCGGCGGCGCGACATACGTGGTCACCCTGTTCGCCCTTCCCGGAGCCCTTCCTCCCGAGGACGGTTTTTACCTGTCTCTGGTCCTGTATTTCGCCGTCCTGATGGCGGTGGGAGGGGCGGTGAGTTACTTTCTCGCCCGACATATATGCTATCCGGTCGAGGCGTTGAGCAGGGCCTCTCTGGCTCTGGCCTCGGGGGATCTGTCCGTAAGGGCCGAGAGGGAGGGCCCCTTCGGCGACGACGAGATAGGCCAGCTGGCCAGAAATTTCGATTCCATGGCCGATCACGTCGAGAGAAACATCACGGGTCAGAGCAGGCTTCTCGGGGACATCTCCCACGAGCTCAGGTCTCCTCTTACGAGGCTCAACCTGTCGCTGGAGCTGCTTCGAAACAGGCTTCCCGATGACCTGGACGGCCTTATGAACAGGATAGAGCGGGAGTCGGAGAGGATGAACCATATGATCGGCGATCTTCTCGGCCTCGCCAGGGAGGAGTCTCGTTTCGGAGGGGAGCGGAGGGAGTCGGTTTCCCTGAGGGATCTACTGGCCTCTGTGGCGAAGGACGGTCGTTTCGAGGCGCTCGCCTCCGGAAAGGACGTCGTTTCAGAGGATGTCCCGGACGTTGCCGTATCGGTCGACAGAGAGGCCATGGAAAGCGCCCTGGAGAACATCGTGAGAAACGGCGTCAGGTACACCGCCCCCGGCACGGTGGTGGAGCTGAGGGCCGAATACGTGCCTGAAGAGGAGCTTCCCCTCGCGATAATAGTGGAGGACCGCGGGCCCGGCGTTGCGGAGGAAAATCTGGAGGCCATATTCAGGCCCTTCTTCCGAGAAGGAGAGGCCAGGGACAGGGACTCCGGCGGAGTCGGCCTCGGCTTGGCCATAGCCCGCAGGGCTGTGGAGAGGCACGGAGGAATCGTGGAGGCGGCCAACAGGGACGGAGGGGGGCTGTCTGTCAGGATCAGACTTCCTCTGGGGTTCGGCTAG
- a CDS encoding ECF transporter S component codes for MERARGNENVRRMVWGALLSGLATVLMYVDTAVPIFPSFLKMDLSDVPALIGAFAWGPGNGVAIEAVKNLLHCAASSSAGVGEMANFVMGSALVLPAGLIYRANKTKTGALIGMAAGVATMTATAAILNGTVLIPLYSKFVPIDTLISMAGAAIPAIEDVPSLVIYGIVPFNLLKGTIVSISTFWLYKRISPLLGN; via the coding sequence ATGGAACGAGCGAGGGGAAACGAGAACGTCCGCAGAATGGTGTGGGGTGCCCTGCTTTCCGGGCTGGCCACCGTACTCATGTACGTGGACACGGCGGTGCCTATTTTCCCGTCCTTTCTGAAGATGGACCTGTCCGACGTTCCGGCACTGATAGGGGCCTTCGCCTGGGGCCCAGGCAACGGCGTCGCCATAGAGGCGGTGAAGAACCTGCTGCACTGCGCGGCGTCCTCCTCGGCAGGAGTCGGGGAGATGGCCAACTTCGTCATGGGGTCGGCTCTGGTCCTCCCGGCGGGACTGATCTATCGGGCGAATAAGACCAAAACCGGGGCCCTGATCGGTATGGCGGCGGGGGTGGCTACCATGACAGCCACGGCGGCGATCCTAAACGGCACGGTATTGATTCCCCTGTACTCCAAATTCGTCCCGATCGACACTCTCATATCCATGGCCGGTGCGGCGATCCCTGCGATAGAGGACGTTCCGTCTCTGGTGATATACGGAATAGTCCCCTTCAACCTTCTGAAGGGGACTATCGTATCCATATCGACTTTCTGGCTCTACAAGAGGATAAGCCCTCTTCTGGGAAACTAG
- a CDS encoding methyl-accepting chemotaxis protein has protein sequence MKGFRLSVGKKIGLTMVPILLIMVIAVAIPAWRLFSNAFVDQAEEQAMAGAMGLLNSMEVAGKRAMDGALALSYRPDLVEAIDGGNRDEIVRMVSPILAELKLDFATVTDSKGVVLARTHSSDRLGDSVSDQSNVASALGGKASWALERGSEIPFSARAGAPIFSEGKVIGVVSAGIRMDDMAFVDEAKRLFKVDVTIFLGDKRFMTTIVKDGDRVIGTSLDPKIADILLKEERSFTGPASILGIPYVTAYEPIRDGDGQVVGISFAGRSVAALNGVRNHILAVTAGIGIAALLLAMMAVALVVKRILRPLGPMAGLARAMAQGDLTFRSDVSQSDEFGDLASDMDHMVDELNGLLSIIDRSVGDLTSSAAALSEYSGEAGAAMDEAKGLVEDTSRSADENSDSLGQINGGIEEVAASATSVASAATEGAEAATTMGATAEEAVAEVERVIEEIKTVTSASKEAMDTMKSLGRSVEDIAGFVATITAIADQTNLLALNAAIEAARAGEAGRGFAVVAEEVRKLAEESNQAAQQVGGLIEDLKEKSRESMEESHRSAESLESTSERASVAQSRLDRTLKAVGTVNQAMQNVAAGAEEQAASAQEMEHSVEKVSQGTRGVAERMERILSTVEETFRASDGVSKESERLAYDAKSLEEMLRRFKLRKGETGLVPSEKDS, from the coding sequence TTGAAGGGGTTTCGTTTATCTGTGGGGAAAAAGATAGGCCTCACCATGGTGCCTATTCTGCTGATCATGGTTATCGCTGTGGCTATCCCGGCCTGGCGGCTTTTCTCGAACGCTTTCGTGGATCAGGCGGAGGAGCAGGCGATGGCCGGGGCTATGGGGCTTCTGAACTCCATGGAGGTCGCCGGAAAGAGGGCTATGGACGGGGCTCTCGCCTTGTCGTACAGGCCGGATCTGGTCGAGGCCATAGACGGAGGAAACAGGGATGAGATCGTTCGGATGGTCTCGCCGATCCTCGCGGAGCTGAAGCTGGATTTCGCCACGGTGACCGATTCGAAGGGTGTTGTCTTGGCGAGGACCCATTCGTCCGACCGCCTCGGCGATTCGGTGTCGGACCAATCCAACGTGGCCTCAGCCCTTGGTGGAAAGGCTTCCTGGGCGCTTGAGAGAGGTTCCGAGATTCCCTTCTCCGCCAGGGCGGGGGCTCCCATCTTCAGTGAAGGAAAGGTCATAGGCGTTGTGTCCGCCGGAATAAGGATGGACGATATGGCTTTCGTGGACGAGGCTAAGAGGCTGTTCAAGGTGGACGTCACCATATTTCTGGGAGACAAGAGGTTCATGACCACCATAGTGAAGGACGGCGATAGGGTGATCGGAACCTCTCTGGATCCTAAGATCGCCGATATCCTGCTTAAAGAGGAACGCTCCTTTACCGGTCCCGCCTCCATACTTGGCATACCTTACGTTACGGCCTACGAGCCCATAAGAGATGGCGACGGCCAGGTCGTAGGGATATCCTTCGCCGGTCGTTCCGTAGCGGCCTTGAACGGCGTTAGAAATCATATTCTTGCCGTTACCGCCGGAATAGGTATCGCCGCACTGCTCCTAGCCATGATGGCGGTGGCCTTGGTGGTCAAGAGGATACTTCGTCCTCTCGGGCCCATGGCCGGTTTGGCTCGAGCGATGGCCCAGGGCGATCTGACCTTTCGTTCCGACGTATCCCAGAGCGACGAGTTCGGCGATCTGGCCTCCGATATGGACCATATGGTGGACGAGCTGAACGGCCTGCTGTCGATAATAGACCGTTCCGTCGGCGATCTCACTTCATCGGCGGCTGCTCTGAGCGAGTACTCCGGCGAGGCGGGGGCCGCCATGGACGAGGCCAAGGGGCTGGTAGAGGACACGTCTCGATCGGCGGACGAGAACTCCGATTCCCTCGGGCAGATCAACGGGGGTATAGAGGAGGTGGCTGCCAGCGCTACCTCGGTGGCTTCAGCCGCTACCGAGGGCGCCGAGGCCGCCACCACAATGGGGGCCACCGCCGAGGAGGCCGTCGCTGAGGTAGAGAGGGTTATCGAGGAGATAAAGACCGTTACGTCCGCTTCCAAGGAAGCCATGGACACCATGAAGAGTCTGGGCCGGTCGGTGGAGGATATAGCCGGTTTCGTGGCCACAATAACGGCTATAGCCGACCAGACGAACCTCCTGGCTCTCAACGCCGCCATAGAGGCTGCCAGAGCGGGAGAGGCCGGTAGAGGCTTCGCGGTAGTGGCGGAGGAGGTCCGAAAGCTGGCGGAGGAGAGCAACCAGGCGGCGCAGCAGGTCGGAGGTCTTATAGAGGATCTAAAGGAAAAATCCCGAGAGTCTATGGAGGAGAGCCATCGTTCCGCCGAATCTCTTGAGTCCACGTCCGAGAGGGCCTCGGTGGCCCAGTCTCGTCTGGATCGAACCCTTAAGGCGGTGGGAACGGTAAACCAGGCCATGCAGAACGTGGCGGCCGGAGCTGAGGAGCAGGCCGCGTCCGCCCAGGAGATGGAGCACTCGGTGGAGAAGGTCTCTCAGGGAACCAGAGGTGTGGCCGAGCGGATGGAGCGCATTCTCTCGACGGTGGAGGAGACGTTCAGGGCTTCAGATGGGGTCTCCAAGGAATCGGAACGATTGGCCTACGATGCCAAGAGCCTGGAGGAGATGTTGAGACGCTTCAAGCTGAGGAAGGGTGAAACGGGATTGGTCCCGTCGGAGAAGGACAGCTAG
- a CDS encoding YbaY family lipoprotein — protein sequence MNLKKTLAMVAGLTLLVVAVFFAAELYDHRSISGTAAYRERIVLPDGCRFIVILSEEKDGSRVPVASVSRNLEGEQVPLSFELFYREKTILEGAVYSLFARIESGTGELLFVTKDPVPIPKDDEPVEIMLISVR from the coding sequence TTGAACTTGAAAAAAACCTTGGCGATGGTAGCCGGTTTAACGTTGTTGGTCGTGGCGGTCTTTTTCGCCGCGGAGCTTTACGATCACCGATCCATATCGGGGACGGCGGCCTACAGGGAGAGGATAGTCCTTCCCGATGGGTGTCGTTTCATAGTGATACTCTCGGAGGAAAAGGACGGATCCAGGGTTCCCGTGGCGTCGGTATCTCGAAACCTGGAGGGCGAACAGGTCCCCCTCTCCTTCGAGCTGTTTTACAGGGAAAAGACGATATTGGAAGGAGCGGTCTACTCGCTTTTCGCTAGAATAGAGAGCGGGACGGGAGAACTGTTGTTCGTCACTAAGGACCCGGTTCCCATACCGAAAGACGACGAGCCTGTCGAGATAATGTTGATATCGGTGAGATGA
- a CDS encoding response regulator transcription factor, with translation MDKILVVDDDRELGELLMEYLGGEGFQVSLSYDGKNGAFEAAAGKHDLVVLDVMLPGQSGFEALKEIRRTSSIPVIMLTAKGDEVDRVLGLEMGADDYLPKPFSPRELLARVRAVMRRRNGPSDPERLTVDDLEMFVRSRQVMLDGIIVDLTSMEFRLLEVLLRSAGQVVSRDKLFRKVLERSAAPFDRSLDMHVSNLRKKLGPHEDGTDRIRTVRGEGYLYTLPVS, from the coding sequence ATGGATAAAATTTTAGTCGTAGACGACGACAGGGAGTTGGGCGAGCTCCTGATGGAGTATCTCGGAGGAGAGGGTTTTCAGGTAAGCCTCAGCTACGACGGTAAAAACGGGGCATTTGAGGCCGCTGCGGGAAAGCACGATCTGGTCGTGTTGGACGTCATGCTGCCGGGTCAGAGCGGTTTCGAGGCCCTGAAGGAGATCAGGAGGACGTCGTCCATTCCGGTGATCATGCTGACCGCCAAGGGAGACGAGGTGGACCGGGTCTTGGGGCTGGAGATGGGAGCCGACGACTATCTTCCCAAGCCCTTCAGCCCCAGGGAGCTTTTGGCCAGGGTTCGGGCGGTCATGAGGAGGCGAAACGGTCCATCCGATCCGGAACGCCTGACGGTGGACGATCTGGAGATGTTCGTCCGTTCCAGACAGGTGATGCTGGACGGCATCATAGTGGATCTGACCTCCATGGAGTTTCGGCTGTTGGAGGTGTTGCTCCGTTCGGCCGGTCAGGTCGTGTCCAGGGACAAGCTGTTTCGTAAGGTACTAGAGAGATCGGCGGCCCCTTTCGACCGGAGCCTGGATATGCACGTCAGCAACCTCAGAAAGAAGCTCGGCCCCCACGAGGACGGAACGGACCGAATAAGGACCGTCCGGGGCGAGGGCTATCTCTATACCCTTCCGGTGAGCTGA
- a CDS encoding succinate CoA transferase → MTDLFGHAKDRIRNTALRSRLMTPEEASMYVQDGATVGCSGFTPAGYPKVIPSAMADRALNGGPKNFTLWTGASVAPELDGRLAEAGAISYRFPYQTGKAIRDAINGGEVGFQDMHLSMTPQNLRYGFYGPMDVAIIEVCAITEEGNLVPTTSVGNSPSFVESAERVIVEVNTSQPEGLEGIHDIFIPEEPPYRKPFHVLKVNDRIGTPYITCPMEKIVAIVPSNVPDHLTPMKEPDPVSRAMARNLMDLLSVEVSSGRLPPGLLPIQAGVGNVANAVIGELVDWPTDDLRIYSEVIQDSMLTLLETGKVQQMSGTAFTNSPEGAKKLLRRLEEIRKKAVLRPQEISNHPEIIRRLGLIAINTALEVDIYGHVNSTVAMGSKMINGIGGSGDFARNAFLSVFLSPSTANGGKISRIVPFCSHVDHTEHDVDVVITEYGVADLRGLVPRERSRLMIEKCAHPDYRAPLMEYLRLGEAKGGHEPHDLASALGWHLNYIEKGTMVPDQ, encoded by the coding sequence ATGACCGATCTTTTCGGCCATGCAAAGGACAGAATCAGAAACACCGCCCTACGATCGAGACTGATGACGCCGGAGGAGGCCTCTATGTACGTCCAGGACGGAGCCACGGTAGGATGCAGCGGCTTCACCCCGGCGGGATATCCCAAGGTGATACCGTCGGCGATGGCCGACAGAGCCCTGAACGGAGGTCCGAAAAACTTCACATTATGGACGGGAGCATCGGTAGCCCCCGAGCTGGACGGCAGATTGGCCGAGGCGGGAGCCATATCCTATCGGTTTCCCTACCAGACGGGCAAGGCGATCAGAGACGCCATAAACGGCGGCGAGGTCGGTTTTCAGGACATGCATCTTTCCATGACCCCTCAGAACCTTCGCTACGGCTTCTACGGACCGATGGACGTGGCGATAATAGAGGTCTGCGCCATAACGGAGGAAGGCAACTTGGTGCCTACGACGTCGGTGGGAAACTCTCCCAGTTTCGTCGAATCGGCGGAACGGGTGATAGTAGAGGTGAACACCTCCCAGCCGGAGGGGCTGGAGGGCATCCACGACATATTCATCCCGGAGGAGCCGCCTTATAGAAAGCCGTTTCACGTGTTGAAGGTTAACGACAGGATAGGCACTCCCTATATAACCTGTCCTATGGAGAAGATAGTGGCGATCGTTCCATCGAACGTACCGGACCACCTCACTCCGATGAAAGAGCCGGATCCCGTCTCCCGGGCTATGGCCAGAAACCTCATGGACCTCCTGTCGGTCGAGGTCTCCTCCGGGAGACTCCCGCCGGGTCTCCTGCCGATACAGGCCGGAGTCGGCAACGTCGCCAACGCCGTAATAGGGGAATTGGTCGACTGGCCCACCGACGACCTCAGAATATACTCCGAGGTAATCCAGGATTCCATGTTGACCCTGTTGGAGACGGGCAAAGTCCAGCAGATGTCCGGAACAGCCTTCACCAACTCGCCGGAAGGAGCCAAGAAACTGCTCCGCCGACTAGAGGAAATAAGGAAAAAAGCGGTATTGAGGCCACAGGAGATAAGCAACCACCCGGAGATAATACGCAGGCTAGGATTGATAGCGATAAACACGGCCCTGGAGGTGGACATCTACGGTCACGTGAACTCCACCGTAGCCATGGGCAGCAAGATGATAAACGGCATAGGAGGATCGGGCGATTTCGCCAGAAACGCCTTTTTGAGCGTATTCCTGTCCCCCTCGACGGCGAACGGAGGAAAAATTTCCAGGATAGTTCCCTTCTGTTCACACGTGGACCACACCGAGCACGACGTGGACGTGGTAATCACCGAATACGGCGTAGCGGACCTCCGTGGGCTCGTCCCCAGGGAGAGAAGCCGTCTCATGATAGAAAAATGCGCCCATCCCGATTATCGGGCACCTCTCATGGAATACCTGAGACTCGGCGAGGCCAAGGGAGGACACGAACCTCATGATCTGGCCTCCGCCCTGGGCTGGCACCTGAACTACATCGAAAAGGGGACCATGGTCCCCGATCAATAA
- a CDS encoding sensor histidine kinase, with product MARDSSDTLHQVMEKIRKDLADSMVTVSDFRKDEDDRLSTIRSELSATRSELEQVISEMDEMTSLYFAARSVLSQSVRGGTEIEQRKAYEKAEEFLFRKAALAEREKGLRQLRDYLERDERRVASRVEKSDSAVGRLRVALNVVNDRIETIEVNEEKGGARRLAQAYSLVERESMSLARELHDGPAQKFSGALMSMDFVRRLLRKDQVEKASEELDKVREQMVETMDEIRSFLHLLYPRDLEDGLMVALDRWVEATSSRYGVSVKLKTMGPVEEIPGGMAPHLYKIVRQAVANAVTKGEPKRVTVLFSVRDDILFVKIMDDGFGFDVETAMEKAKERGSYGMVSMEERSRILGGEFNVDSVPGQGTIVSLKVPIRSDS from the coding sequence ATGGCTCGTGATTCGTCCGACACACTGCATCAGGTTATGGAGAAAATCCGAAAGGACCTTGCGGACAGCATGGTCACCGTGTCGGATTTTCGAAAGGACGAAGACGACCGGCTTAGCACCATAAGATCCGAGCTGAGCGCTACCCGTTCCGAGCTGGAACAGGTGATATCCGAGATGGACGAGATGACGTCTCTTTACTTTGCTGCCAGGAGCGTTCTGTCCCAGTCTGTCAGAGGTGGAACAGAGATAGAGCAGAGGAAGGCCTACGAGAAGGCGGAGGAGTTCCTGTTTCGTAAGGCTGCCTTGGCCGAGAGGGAAAAGGGTCTTAGACAGCTTAGGGACTATCTCGAGAGGGACGAGCGCAGGGTGGCCTCCAGGGTGGAGAAAAGCGACTCTGCCGTCGGAAGGCTCCGTGTTGCCCTCAACGTCGTCAACGATAGGATCGAGACCATAGAGGTAAACGAGGAAAAGGGCGGGGCCAGACGGTTGGCTCAGGCCTATTCTCTGGTGGAGAGGGAGAGCATGAGTCTGGCCCGGGAGCTTCACGACGGCCCGGCCCAGAAATTCTCCGGCGCACTGATGTCCATGGATTTCGTGAGGCGCCTTCTTAGAAAGGATCAGGTGGAGAAAGCCTCCGAGGAACTGGACAAGGTAAGGGAGCAGATGGTGGAGACGATGGACGAGATAAGGTCGTTTCTGCACCTTCTCTACCCTAGAGACCTGGAGGACGGTCTGATGGTCGCCCTGGACAGATGGGTCGAGGCCACGTCCAGCCGCTACGGTGTGTCGGTCAAGCTCAAGACTATGGGCCCGGTAGAGGAGATTCCCGGGGGCATGGCACCCCATCTCTACAAGATCGTTCGTCAGGCCGTGGCCAACGCCGTCACCAAGGGAGAGCCTAAGAGGGTGACGGTTTTGTTCTCCGTGAGGGACGATATTCTGTTCGTCAAGATAATGGACGACGGCTTCGGCTTCGATGTCGAGACCGCCATGGAGAAGGCCAAGGAGAGGGGCTCTTACGGGATGGTCTCCATGGAGGAGAGGTCCAGAATACTCGGAGGGGAGTTCAACGTCGACAGCGTCCCGGGGCAGGGGACGATAGTCTCTTTAAAGGTGCCGATAAGGAGTGATAGCTGA
- a CDS encoding heavy metal translocating P-type ATPase, protein MRKDEDMEEEKRSVSLTVTGMTCASCSRIVEKRLSKIDGVAFAAVNLGTETAFVVLEKDVPLETLEEAVTKAGYGVSRERPADLESRRYSEARRNLILAWVVTGPLMALMIPHMVGYHVFGYHWMEIAGGALVIFGAGWRSLRGAWIALSHGHGNMDVLVCLGALAAWSTAILAQSGVAVSSFGAVGAMIVALHVTGRFIESHLRDRASKEIRALVGLQAREARVVRDDGEVTVPIEAVSSGMVLSVRPGERIPSDGVVLSGRSAVDESMITGEPMPVSKEEGHEVTGGSVAVTGSLKIEVTRTGEDTFLSRMIALIEEAQGAKIPIQAFADRVTGAFVPVVASLALASGLFWYLGVDRFGWILDQASRWIPWVVSARDPLSVGLFAFVTTIVIACPCALGLATPMALITGTGAASRKGIVIGNAEAIQTAGDVTVVVLDKTGTLTEGHPEVTRISLDSRSLAVAVAMESASNHPLAKAIAALDADPIDMESVEEIAGEGLTAVVDGETWTLGRPKSMEKYEEMTQAGRTVVEVRKEGEVMGFLALEDPIRPESVDAVSELKKLGIRPVMATGDNRGAAELVADAVGIDRSNVHAGIKPEDKLAIIRSEQSRGGKVLMVGDGMNDAAALKGADVGVAVGSGTDLAIDSADMVIVSGGAERIAQGIALSRKTFSVIRQNLFWAFGYNLLALPLAMAGLLHPVVAEVAMTFSSISVILNSMRVGR, encoded by the coding sequence ATGAGAAAGGATGAGGACATGGAAGAGGAGAAAAGGAGCGTATCGCTCACAGTGACGGGGATGACCTGTGCATCCTGTTCCAGAATAGTGGAGAAAAGGCTTTCAAAGATCGACGGAGTCGCTTTCGCTGCGGTCAACCTGGGTACGGAGACGGCATTTGTCGTTTTGGAAAAGGACGTTCCGCTGGAGACCTTGGAGGAGGCCGTGACCAAGGCGGGATACGGCGTCTCTCGGGAGAGACCGGCGGATCTTGAGAGCAGACGGTACTCCGAGGCCAGACGTAACCTTATCCTCGCTTGGGTCGTCACAGGTCCCCTGATGGCCCTGATGATACCTCACATGGTAGGCTATCATGTCTTTGGATATCACTGGATGGAGATAGCCGGAGGAGCCTTGGTGATATTCGGCGCCGGATGGCGTTCTCTCAGAGGGGCCTGGATAGCCCTCAGCCACGGACACGGTAACATGGATGTGCTGGTCTGTCTCGGAGCCCTGGCGGCGTGGTCCACGGCCATACTGGCTCAGTCCGGCGTCGCTGTATCCTCCTTCGGGGCGGTGGGGGCCATGATAGTGGCCCTTCACGTCACGGGACGGTTTATAGAGTCTCACCTCAGGGACAGGGCCTCCAAGGAGATCAGGGCACTTGTGGGATTACAGGCCCGGGAGGCCAGAGTGGTCCGAGACGACGGAGAGGTCACAGTTCCGATAGAGGCGGTTTCGTCAGGGATGGTCCTGTCGGTTCGTCCGGGAGAAAGGATACCTTCAGACGGAGTCGTGCTATCCGGTCGCTCCGCCGTGGACGAATCCATGATAACAGGGGAGCCCATGCCGGTGTCCAAGGAAGAGGGGCACGAGGTTACGGGGGGATCCGTCGCTGTGACGGGATCTTTGAAGATAGAGGTTACCCGCACCGGAGAAGACACGTTTTTGTCCAGGATGATCGCCCTCATAGAGGAGGCTCAGGGAGCCAAGATACCCATACAGGCCTTCGCAGACAGGGTGACCGGAGCCTTCGTGCCGGTTGTTGCCTCTCTGGCCTTGGCATCCGGTTTGTTCTGGTATCTCGGGGTGGACCGTTTTGGATGGATACTGGACCAGGCATCTCGCTGGATACCCTGGGTCGTCTCCGCAAGAGATCCCCTCTCGGTGGGGCTCTTCGCCTTCGTCACTACCATAGTGATAGCCTGTCCCTGTGCCCTTGGGCTGGCTACCCCCATGGCCCTCATAACCGGAACCGGCGCCGCCTCCAGAAAGGGCATAGTGATAGGCAACGCCGAGGCCATACAGACCGCCGGAGACGTAACGGTGGTGGTGCTGGACAAGACCGGCACCCTGACGGAGGGACACCCCGAGGTTACCCGGATATCTCTGGATTCCCGCTCTCTGGCCGTGGCTGTGGCCATGGAGTCGGCGTCGAATCACCCTCTTGCCAAGGCCATAGCCGCTCTGGACGCCGACCCCATAGACATGGAATCGGTGGAGGAGATAGCCGGAGAGGGGCTTACCGCCGTAGTGGACGGCGAGACCTGGACCCTGGGACGACCGAAGTCCATGGAAAAATACGAGGAGATGACCCAGGCTGGCCGGACCGTGGTGGAGGTCCGAAAGGAAGGCGAGGTCATGGGATTTCTGGCCCTGGAGGACCCTATCAGGCCGGAGTCGGTCGACGCAGTGTCGGAGCTTAAAAAACTGGGCATAAGGCCGGTGATGGCCACCGGAGATAACCGAGGCGCCGCCGAGCTGGTGGCGGACGCCGTCGGAATAGATCGGTCGAACGTCCATGCCGGTATTAAGCCGGAGGACAAACTGGCCATAATCCGATCCGAGCAGAGCAGGGGCGGCAAGGTCCTGATGGTGGGAGACGGCATGAACGACGCCGCGGCCCTCAAAGGCGCCGACGTCGGTGTCGCGGTAGGGTCCGGTACCGACCTGGCCATCGACAGCGCCGACATGGTCATAGTCTCCGGAGGAGCGGAACGCATCGCCCAGGGAATAGCCCTTTCCAGAAAGACCTTCTCCGTCATAAGACAGAACCTGTTCTGGGCTTTCGGCTACAATTTACTGGCGCTGCCCCTGGCCATGGCGGGATTGCTTCATCCGGTGGTGGCCGAGGTCGCCATGACCTTCAGCTCCATATCGGTGATACTCAACTCCATGAGGGTCGGTCGTTGA
- a CDS encoding 4Fe-4S binding protein — protein MSGKSIRWISAFVYGTVMIVGWWYPVVALAAFLLMGLALLAGKRKKWCGSYCPRGSFLDLVMKRISPKKPVPRWMTGKRIWYISIAVFLFMFGFQIIVSGLLESFSWKLMGKVAYRMCFVTSMVALPLALWRNHRAWCSICPVGNLLRR, from the coding sequence GTGAGCGGAAAATCCATTCGCTGGATATCGGCGTTCGTTTATGGTACCGTTATGATAGTAGGATGGTGGTATCCCGTAGTCGCTCTCGCCGCTTTCCTCCTGATGGGGTTAGCCCTTTTGGCGGGGAAACGCAAAAAGTGGTGCGGTTCTTACTGTCCTAGAGGAAGCTTTCTCGACCTGGTGATGAAGAGAATCTCGCCTAAGAAGCCCGTTCCCAGGTGGATGACGGGAAAGAGAATATGGTATATATCGATAGCGGTCTTCCTGTTCATGTTCGGTTTTCAGATAATCGTCAGCGGACTGCTGGAGAGTTTTTCCTGGAAATTGATGGGAAAAGTAGCCTACAGGATGTGTTTCGTCACCTCCATGGTGGCGTTGCCTTTGGCGTTGTGGAGAAACCATCGGGCCTGGTGTTCGATCTGCCCGGTGGGTAACCTGTTAAGACGTTAG